A DNA window from Micromonospora inyonensis contains the following coding sequences:
- a CDS encoding LuxR C-terminal-related transcriptional regulator: MPVHDGLATAPAAGDSLPTLEVSKLDRDILRQLAAGHTDEATAVRLNVSPRTVRRRVALIGEQLGVQGRFGLGVAAAQLGLVSVRRR; encoded by the coding sequence ATGCCCGTCCACGACGGACTCGCCACCGCCCCGGCCGCCGGCGATTCCCTGCCCACCCTCGAGGTCAGCAAGCTGGACCGGGACATCCTGCGTCAACTGGCCGCGGGCCATACCGACGAGGCGACGGCGGTGCGGCTGAACGTGAGCCCGCGCACGGTCCGTCGCCGGGTGGCCCTGATCGGCGAGCAGTTGGGGGTGCAGGGCCGGTTCGGCCTCGGCGTCGCCGCCGCCCAGCTCGGACTCGTGTCGGTCCGCCGGCGCTGA
- a CDS encoding MFS transporter gives MSVHPGMSGALDAAVAAERPLRRNRDFQLLWSGSAFAFLGREITDLVYPLMVLAITGSPGWAGAFGGVQLFMALLVGIPAGSVADTYDRRKLLIVMETARATASASVLAAVLLDAVTLPHLLGVAVVVGTVGPLGGSARMLLVRAVVPPRQLTAALTQEEVRTHAAALGGPPLGGLLYSGATLLPFVATAVSFTVSLICAVFVRVPRRDDTPAAPVEEGGTVRRALTGLVLLWRVPTLRHSTLFAAALNMVTAPVFLIVLVMLDRAGASPTMIGLTSAGLAVGGLAGTLLVRPLHRAFSPGTLMLVLGATAVAFISALALPWGAWWLASALFLLGLGGPSMRVLVDILIFRQVPDEQRGRTFTAFMTVLGAGASLGLFASGQLLERLPAAYAILTLAGVLALAVGWAFTDRRIREARWPEESR, from the coding sequence ATGAGTGTCCACCCCGGCATGTCGGGCGCGCTCGACGCGGCGGTGGCCGCGGAGCGACCGCTGCGCCGCAACCGCGACTTCCAGCTGCTGTGGAGCGGCTCGGCCTTCGCCTTCCTCGGTCGGGAGATCACCGACCTCGTCTATCCCCTGATGGTCCTGGCCATCACCGGCTCCCCCGGCTGGGCGGGCGCGTTCGGCGGCGTGCAGCTCTTCATGGCCCTGCTGGTCGGGATCCCCGCCGGCAGCGTCGCCGACACCTACGACCGGCGGAAGCTGCTCATCGTGATGGAGACCGCCCGGGCGACCGCCTCGGCGAGCGTCCTGGCGGCGGTCCTCCTCGACGCCGTCACCCTGCCGCACCTGCTGGGGGTCGCCGTCGTCGTGGGTACGGTGGGACCGCTCGGCGGCTCGGCGCGGATGCTCCTGGTCCGGGCGGTCGTACCACCCCGGCAGCTCACCGCCGCGCTGACCCAGGAGGAGGTGCGCACCCACGCGGCGGCCCTCGGCGGACCACCGCTGGGCGGCCTGCTCTACAGCGGGGCCACCCTGCTGCCCTTCGTCGCGACCGCGGTGTCGTTCACGGTGTCGTTGATCTGCGCCGTCTTCGTCCGGGTTCCCCGGCGCGACGACACCCCGGCCGCACCGGTCGAGGAGGGCGGGACGGTCCGCCGGGCCCTCACCGGACTCGTCCTGCTCTGGCGGGTGCCGACCCTGCGGCACAGCACGCTCTTCGCCGCCGCGCTGAACATGGTCACGGCACCGGTCTTCCTCATCGTGCTGGTGATGCTGGACCGCGCCGGGGCCTCCCCCACCATGATCGGATTGACCTCGGCCGGGTTGGCGGTCGGCGGGCTCGCCGGCACCCTGCTGGTCCGCCCGCTGCACCGCGCGTTCTCCCCGGGCACGCTGATGCTGGTTCTCGGCGCAACGGCGGTGGCGTTCATCAGCGCGCTGGCCCTGCCCTGGGGAGCCTGGTGGCTGGCGTCCGCGCTGTTCCTGCTCGGCCTCGGCGGGCCGTCGATGCGGGTGCTCGTCGACATCCTGATCTTCCGGCAGGTGCCCGACGAGCAGCGCGGCCGGACGTTCACAGCCTTCATGACGGTGCTCGGGGCCGGGGCGTCACTCGGTCTCTTCGCCTCCGGCCAGCTGCTGGAGCGGCTCCCGGCCGCGTACGCGATCCTCACCCTGGCCGGCGTCCTGGCGCTCGCCGTCGGATGGGCCTTCACCGACCGGCGCATCCGCGAAGCCCGGTGGCCGGAGGAGTCCCGGTAG